CCAGGAGCGAAACAGTGAGGATGGGAGGGATCTCTTTGGCCATGGTCGATGGGGTCATGGAGGCCCTTTTTGCCAACACTACCAAGGGCCTTGAGCAGGTGAGGAAGAAGGAAGGAGTAGTCGACCTCCTGCAGCGGGAGATCATCTCCTTTTTGGTCAGGACCTCGCAGGGTTCCCTGTCACCAGAGAACTCACGGGAGATCAACTCCATCATCCACATGGTGAACAACATCGAGAGGGTCGGTGACCATGCGGAGAACCTCTGCGGCTTGGTAGAGAGAAAGGTTAGATTGAAGCTCCCCTTCACGGAGCAGGCCACAGCCGATATCAGGGAGATCTACTCCGTGAGCCGGGAATTCCTCGAATTGGTAATCAATGGGATACGGGAAAGGAACCGTTATATTAAACCAGAGGCAGATGCCTATGAGGAGAGGGTCAACTACCTAGAGGACAGCATGAGGGAGGGGCATATAGGCAGGCTCAACAACGGGATCTGTGGGGTTGACCCCGGGCTTGTCTTCATCGACATGCTCACCAACTTTGAGAAGATAGGGGATCAATGTTTCAACATTGCCGAGGCAGTGGTGGGGATAAAGTGAGCGAAGGACACAAAGATTTGAACAACAAAAAGGTCCTCTTCATCCGTCTGAGCTCTTTGGGGGATCTGATCCTCACCCTCCCCACCCTGAAGGCCATAAAAGATCGATATCCCCAGGCCCACATCGCTTGGTTGGTGCAAGGCGCCCTCCAGGATGTCCTGAGCGGCAACCCCTACCTGGACGAGATCATCCCTGTGGACCTCCTCTCGGTGACTGACAAATATGCCACCCCCAAGACATGGCTGAAGGGAGGGATCAGGTTCTTCCACAACCTAAGGAAGATCTACTGCATCTTCCAAGAGAAGGGATTTGATGTCGTCTTGGAGTTCCAGGCCCTCTTTAAGAGCGGCATCTTCGCCTTCTTGAACAGAAGGGCGGAGAGATATGGCTTCAAAAATGCCAAGGAGTTGAGTCACCTCTTTCTTAACCGTCCCATCTTCCTGCGTGATAAGTCGAGACACGCCGTGGAGAACTATTTGCAGTTCGCCCGCTATTTTGGCTGCCCCACTGAGGAGATCGAGTTTCCCATATACATACCCCCAGAGGATAAAGCATACATCGACCGCCTTCTCCTTCAGGAGGGGATCAGGCCAGGGGACTTCACCGTCTTTGTCAGCGCCACGGCACGTTGGCAGAGCAAGTTCTGGGAGAAGGGGGCCTTTGCCCGTCTCGGGGACGAGATGGTGCGCCGATATGGCGCCAAGCTCATCTTCTCCGGCCTCCCTTCGGAGGCGGGCTATCTGCAGGGGATCAGGGAGATGATGCAGGAAGATGCCGTCATCGTGGCGGGCAGGACCAACATCAAACAGTTTTTCGCCCTGATGAGGCGTTCTCGCCTCTTCGTCGGGGTGGATGGTGGGGCCATGCATGCCGCTGTTGCCTTTGGGATACCGGTGGTCGCCCTGTTTGGACCATCCAACCCCCGTTGGATAGGGCCCTTTGGACAAGAAAAGGGGATTGTCAAGATCGATCTCCCTTGTGCCCCATGCAACAAAAGGGATTGCCCTGAAAGGGGCTGTATGCGTGGGATAACCCCCGAGGTGGTCTTGGAGAAAGTGGAGGAGTTAGTCCCTTCTTTATAAGGGATTCACCTTTCTTGTAGGATCTTTTTGAGAAAGCTTTCGATAACCCTGCAGGACCTTATTTGTATACCACGTAGGCAACGGCTTCCCTTCCCTCATCCTCTCCCTTGTATAGGTAGGGCCGAAATTATAGGCAGTGATAGCCACCTTAAGGTCCTTAAATTGCAGGATGAGCCGGGAGAGATAATAGAGCCCCAACCTGATGTTCACCTCGGGATCATAGATGACTGTATCCTTGTCCCACTTTATCCCCACCTCCTGCGCCAGGGCCTTGGCTACATGGGGACGCAGCTGCATCAACCCCCTGGCCCCCTTGGGTGAGGTGGCCTTGGTATAAAAT
The sequence above is a segment of the Deltaproteobacteria bacterium genome. Coding sequences within it:
- a CDS encoding glycosyltransferase family 9 protein — translated: MSEGHKDLNNKKVLFIRLSSLGDLILTLPTLKAIKDRYPQAHIAWLVQGALQDVLSGNPYLDEIIPVDLLSVTDKYATPKTWLKGGIRFFHNLRKIYCIFQEKGFDVVLEFQALFKSGIFAFLNRRAERYGFKNAKELSHLFLNRPIFLRDKSRHAVENYLQFARYFGCPTEEIEFPIYIPPEDKAYIDRLLLQEGIRPGDFTVFVSATARWQSKFWEKGAFARLGDEMVRRYGAKLIFSGLPSEAGYLQGIREMMQEDAVIVAGRTNIKQFFALMRRSRLFVGVDGGAMHAAVAFGIPVVALFGPSNPRWIGPFGQEKGIVKIDLPCAPCNKRDCPERGCMRGITPEVVLEKVEELVPSL